Proteins encoded in a region of the Sugiyamaella lignohabitans strain CBS 10342 chromosome B, complete sequence genome:
- the NNT1 gene encoding Nnt1p (S-adenosylmethionine-dependent methyltransferase; has a role in rDNA silencing and in lifespan determination; GO_component: GO:0005737 - cytoplasm [Evidence IEA,IEA]; GO_component: GO:0005737 - cytoplasm [Evidence IDA] [PMID 14562095]; GO_function: GO:0008757 - S-adenosylmethionine-dependent methyltransferase activity [Evidence IDA] [PMID 21858014]; GO_function: GO:0008168 - methyltransferase activity [Evidence IEA]; GO_function: GO:0008112 - nicotinamide N-methyltransferase activity [Evidence IEA]; GO_function: GO:0008112 - nicotinamide N-methyltransferase activity [Evidence ISS] [PMID 12736687]; GO_function: GO:0016740 - transferase activity [Evidence IEA]; GO_process: GO:0000183 - chromatin silencing at rDNA [Evidence IMP] [PMID 12736687]; GO_process: GO:0032259 - methylation [Evidence IEA]; GO_process: GO:0006769 - nicotinamide metabolic process [Evidence ISS] [PMID 12736687]; GO_process: GO:0006769 - nicotinamide metabolic process [Evidence IGI] [PMID 14724176]) — MSSDSDIEIDGNIFEEPEGYLPPPPEPTFETYTRDSKYVKDGQPANVRMRLVGKSPLWGHLLWNAGKVTADYMDLKRDEWITGKTVLELGAAAALPSLLASLTADNVVITDYPDPDLIDNINENVKLLRESVPNGAKLPITVEGYIWGNPVDDLLNAKNQNGRKFDLIILSDLIFNHSEHEKLIRTCDKCLAPDGKLFVVFTHHRPKLADKDLAFFPTAKEQAGFKSERIIEKKMTPMFEEEEETAHIRSMVYGYVVTR; from the coding sequence ATGTCAAGCGATTCGGACATTGAGATAGATGGTAACATTTTTGAGGAACCAGAAGGATACCTGCCTCCTCCTCCAGAACCAACATTTGAAACTTACACAAGAGACTCTAAATATGTGAAGGATGGCCAGCCTGCCAATGTCCGTATGAGATTGGTTGGCAAATCTCCGCTGTGGGGACATTTATTATGGAACGCTGGTAAAGTAACAGCTGACTACATGGACTTGAAACGAGATGAATGGATCACTGGTAAAACTGTGCTCGAATTAGGTGCCGCTGCTGCGCTGCCTTCTTTACTTGCGAGTTTGACAGCAGATAACGTGGTCATCACCGAttatccagatccagatttAATTGACAACATCAATGAAAACGTGAAATTACTGAGAGAATCTGTACCTAACGGAGCGAAATTGCCTATCACTGTTGAAGGATATATCTGGGGAAATCCAGTTGACGATCTGTTAAATgccaaaaatcaaaatggCCGTAAATTCGACCTAATCATCTTATCCGACCTTATTTTTAACCATTCAGAGCATGAGAAACTAATCCGCACCTGTGACAAATGCTTGGCTCCAGATGGAAAACTGTTTGTGGTGTTTACCCATCACCGCCCTAAGTTGGCTGACAAGGATCTGGCCTTCTTTCCCACAGCGAAGGAACAGGCTGGTTTCAAATCAGAACGTATTAttgagaaaaaaatgacaCCCAtgtttgaagaagaagaggagacGGCGCATATTAGAAGTATGGTATATGGCTATGTTGTAACGAGGTAG